In a single window of the Aminomonas paucivorans DSM 12260 genome:
- a CDS encoding site-2 protease family protein → MFEATGDWAPRLANLLLSVPAVLWAITFHEFCHGYVAYRLGDPTAKLAGRLSLNPLHHLDPLGALMLLFFRFGWAKPVPIDARYFKNPKRDLVLVSLAGAAGNLLSAAACGVLIRLAPNLFLGNFALRQFMLLMVVMNVGLAVFNLIPIPPLDGSKLLYLFLPNRYLQGFFWLERYGMIVLMVLVLLDVIPRLMSPVVLLFVNLIL, encoded by the coding sequence ATGTTCGAGGCAACGGGTGACTGGGCCCCTCGGCTGGCCAACCTGCTCTTAAGCGTTCCGGCGGTGTTGTGGGCCATCACGTTTCACGAGTTCTGCCACGGCTACGTGGCCTATCGTCTGGGAGACCCCACGGCAAAGCTGGCGGGGCGGCTTTCCCTCAACCCCCTGCACCACCTGGACCCCCTGGGAGCCCTCATGCTCCTCTTCTTCCGGTTCGGGTGGGCGAAGCCCGTGCCCATCGACGCGCGGTACTTCAAGAACCCCAAACGGGACCTGGTGCTGGTCTCCCTGGCGGGGGCGGCGGGGAACCTGCTTTCCGCAGCGGCCTGCGGCGTGCTGATCCGCCTGGCCCCGAACCTCTTCCTGGGCAACTTCGCCCTGCGGCAGTTCATGCTCCTCATGGTGGTCATGAACGTGGGCCTGGCGGTGTTCAACCTCATCCCCATCCCCCCCCTGGACGGCTCCAAGCTCCTGTACCTCTTCCTGCCCAACCGCTACCTCCAGGGTTTCTTCTGGCTGGAGCGGTACGGCATGATCGTCCTCATGGTTCTGGTGCTGCTGGACGTCATCCCTCGGCTCATGTCCCCGGTGGTGCTCCTCTTCGTCAACCTGATCCTGTAG
- the surE gene encoding 5'/3'-nucleotidase SurE — MKILLSNDDGVLAPGIQIMTKVLADRGVPALVVAPDRERSSIGHALTLNRPLRLWSLEPGVFPHAVPAYACDGTPSDCVVLGVGELSQDVTLVLSGINRGPNLGDDLTYSGTVSAAMEGLILGYGALAVSLDCRNSDPTAHYSTAATVVLGFLEWMEAHPTEEKILYNINVPNVPLRDLQGVLPTRKGIRQYRDKITRLRDPHGKDCYWIGGFPEDELEEGTDVWAVSRGFASVTPVHMDMTHFDSLREMHRDGFSGLLHPRTAG; from the coding sequence ATGAAAATCCTGCTTTCCAACGACGACGGGGTCCTGGCGCCGGGCATCCAGATCATGACCAAGGTCCTGGCGGACCGGGGGGTCCCTGCGTTAGTCGTGGCTCCGGACCGGGAGCGCAGCAGCATCGGCCACGCTCTGACCCTGAACCGTCCCCTGCGCCTCTGGTCCCTGGAGCCGGGGGTTTTCCCCCATGCTGTCCCCGCCTACGCCTGCGACGGGACGCCCTCGGACTGCGTGGTCCTGGGGGTGGGGGAACTTTCCCAGGACGTCACCCTGGTGCTCTCGGGGATCAACCGGGGACCCAATCTGGGGGACGACCTTACCTATTCCGGGACGGTCTCCGCCGCCATGGAGGGGCTCATCCTGGGTTACGGGGCCCTGGCAGTGTCCCTGGACTGCCGGAACTCCGACCCCACGGCCCACTACAGCACCGCCGCCACGGTGGTGCTGGGGTTTCTGGAGTGGATGGAGGCTCACCCTACGGAGGAGAAGATCCTCTATAACATCAACGTGCCCAACGTGCCCCTGCGGGACCTCCAGGGGGTGCTGCCCACCCGCAAGGGGATCCGGCAGTATCGGGACAAGATCACCCGCCTGCGGGACCCCCACGGCAAGGACTGCTACTGGATCGGGGGCTTCCCGGAGGACGAGCTGGAGGAGGGGACGGACGTCTGGGCGGTGTCCCGGGGGTTTGCCTCCGTGACCCCGGTGCACATGGACATGACCCACTTCGACAGCCTCCGGGAGATGCACCGGGACGGGTTCTCCGGGCTGCTTCACCCCCGGACGGCAGGCTGA
- a CDS encoding DUF3160 domain-containing protein, protein MRRFSCCVRGVLGALLALLCCGSPGAAEESFLVVRHIAPVMKAPAPYKAVEKGRGILDRPGIEACVYYGSRVTVAPAPGKHGAQWVLLRFRGKTLGYLEKNALIPFPAYRETEPQAFCVRPEKLPLYLLPGKRSLSGFSDFTLPRGVTVTGVGRASAAGEEWILLRFASATYDDRPADLLTRYAWARKGDLIRLGASYRPDTTRVRPDQIPSVVLTRQDDSSQSRFTLGEGEKRRLQERGFVVQTQPVILPELEVDDLVEAYPRVRDHVTPLFLTADLGLHCFHLIFDRMLQKTEERFFLPAVTDLLGRMQRGLEAQKAPLCASPRGREIYETVRDYLGVARRLLTGSGDLSPLGKGEVERILAARGRRKSPFSGKEEDYTLYKPRGHYTLTPELQRYFRALSFLGGVTFTLKGPDPAVGQRNAGVVGVLCSLLEEPGTQGAWKKVFDPFTYLVGASNDNSWYDYAPTVRRSFSPSVPGDAAKLEAFRAALVAVSRPPLILSAPAPRVGASQGEREDEALGFRFIGRRFTFDALVFGVLTSPRTGSDEVPRNLPDPLDVMAVLGSTAARVEAKAFEAVPRYRENQEKLRALWRGFDKDPLSRNVYTGMLRIYSDYFRPTEGGQFFARSPWWEVKKLLTASASWAELKHDTILYGEQSGAEMGDGGDVWYAPAFLTPEPRGYVEPEPRLFAGLAEASRRTREFLTRSGFRDQEYPKKLQAFAALMTRLEGIAAKEVQGGEIHREDYRFIREFPAELSRELLLPETMLQLYPPVTEEVRDRLRMALVADVATDHLAGQALHVATGAPRHLLVFVDDPWGGPRVTRGAVYSFYSFPRPLAEGRLDDQAWKKRVYGGKQGELDALRPGWVRRLED, encoded by the coding sequence GTGCGTCGGTTTTCATGCTGCGTCCGAGGGGTTTTGGGGGCGCTCCTGGCGCTTCTGTGCTGCGGGAGCCCCGGAGCGGCGGAGGAGTCCTTCCTGGTGGTGCGGCACATCGCCCCGGTGATGAAGGCCCCCGCCCCCTACAAGGCCGTGGAGAAGGGACGAGGCATCCTGGACCGCCCGGGCATCGAGGCCTGCGTGTACTACGGCAGCCGGGTGACCGTGGCCCCCGCCCCGGGGAAGCACGGGGCTCAGTGGGTTCTCCTGCGATTCCGGGGCAAGACCCTGGGGTACCTGGAGAAGAACGCCCTGATCCCCTTCCCGGCGTACCGGGAGACGGAACCTCAGGCCTTCTGCGTCCGCCCGGAGAAGCTGCCCCTCTACCTTCTCCCGGGGAAGCGCTCCCTGAGCGGTTTCAGCGACTTCACCCTTCCCCGGGGGGTGACGGTGACCGGGGTGGGACGGGCCTCCGCGGCAGGGGAGGAATGGATCCTCCTGCGCTTCGCCAGCGCCACCTACGACGACCGCCCCGCAGACCTGCTGACCCGCTATGCCTGGGCCCGGAAAGGCGATCTGATCCGCCTGGGGGCCTCTTACCGTCCCGACACGACCCGGGTGAGGCCGGACCAGATTCCTTCGGTGGTGCTTACCCGGCAGGACGACTCCTCCCAGAGCCGTTTCACCCTGGGGGAGGGGGAGAAGCGGCGCCTTCAGGAACGGGGGTTCGTGGTGCAGACTCAGCCCGTGATCCTCCCGGAGCTGGAGGTGGACGACCTGGTGGAGGCCTATCCTCGGGTCCGGGACCACGTGACGCCCCTCTTCCTCACTGCGGACCTGGGACTCCACTGTTTCCACCTGATCTTCGACCGGATGCTCCAGAAGACGGAGGAGCGCTTCTTCCTCCCCGCCGTGACGGACCTGCTTGGGCGGATGCAAAGGGGACTGGAGGCCCAGAAGGCTCCCCTGTGCGCCTCACCCCGAGGCAGGGAGATCTACGAGACCGTTCGGGACTATCTGGGGGTGGCCCGCAGGCTCCTGACGGGCAGCGGCGACCTCTCCCCCCTGGGGAAGGGGGAGGTGGAGCGCATCCTGGCGGCCCGGGGACGGCGGAAATCTCCCTTCTCCGGCAAGGAGGAGGACTACACCCTCTACAAGCCCCGGGGGCACTACACCCTCACGCCGGAGCTTCAGCGGTACTTTCGCGCCCTCTCCTTCCTGGGAGGCGTCACCTTCACCCTGAAGGGGCCCGATCCCGCGGTGGGGCAGCGCAACGCCGGGGTGGTGGGGGTGCTCTGTTCCCTCCTGGAGGAACCGGGAACCCAGGGGGCGTGGAAGAAGGTCTTCGATCCCTTCACCTATCTGGTGGGGGCTTCCAACGACAACTCCTGGTACGACTACGCCCCCACGGTGCGTCGGTCCTTCTCCCCCTCCGTCCCGGGGGACGCGGCCAAGCTGGAGGCGTTTCGCGCCGCCCTGGTGGCGGTCAGCCGGCCTCCCCTCATCCTGAGCGCTCCGGCTCCCCGGGTGGGGGCCAGCCAGGGAGAGAGGGAGGACGAGGCCCTGGGCTTCCGGTTCATCGGACGTCGCTTCACCTTCGACGCCCTGGTCTTCGGGGTCCTCACCTCCCCCCGGACGGGCTCCGACGAGGTGCCCCGAAACCTCCCCGATCCCCTGGACGTCATGGCCGTGCTGGGTTCCACCGCGGCCCGGGTGGAAGCGAAGGCCTTCGAGGCGGTCCCCCGCTACCGGGAGAACCAGGAGAAACTCCGTGCCCTCTGGCGGGGTTTCGACAAGGACCCCCTCTCCCGAAACGTCTACACGGGGATGCTTCGGATCTACTCGGACTACTTCCGCCCCACCGAGGGGGGGCAGTTCTTCGCCCGTTCCCCCTGGTGGGAGGTCAAGAAGCTCCTCACCGCTTCGGCCTCCTGGGCGGAGCTGAAGCATGACACCATCCTCTACGGGGAGCAGTCGGGGGCGGAGATGGGGGACGGGGGAGACGTGTGGTATGCCCCGGCCTTCCTGACCCCGGAGCCCCGGGGGTACGTGGAGCCGGAACCTCGCCTCTTCGCGGGGTTGGCGGAGGCGTCCCGCAGGACCCGGGAGTTTCTGACCCGCAGCGGCTTTCGGGACCAGGAATATCCCAAAAAGCTCCAGGCCTTCGCCGCTCTGATGACCCGCCTGGAGGGGATCGCCGCCAAGGAGGTGCAGGGCGGGGAGATCCACCGGGAGGACTACCGGTTCATCCGGGAGTTCCCCGCGGAGCTGAGCCGGGAGCTGCTGCTGCCCGAAACGATGCTCCAGCTCTACCCCCCGGTGACGGAGGAGGTCCGGGATCGTCTGCGCATGGCCCTGGTGGCGGACGTGGCCACGGACCACCTGGCTGGCCAGGCCCTCCATGTGGCCACCGGCGCTCCGAGGCACCTGCTGGTGTTCGTGGACGATCCATGGGGAGGGCCTCGGGTGACCCGGGGAGCAGTCTATTCCTTCTACTCCTTCCCCCGTCCCCTCGCGGAGGGGCGATTGGACGACCAGGCCTGGAAGAAGCGGGTCTACGGCGGGAAACAGGGGGAGTTGGACGCCCTGCGCCCCGGGTGGGTCCGCAGGCTGGAGGACTGA
- the amrB gene encoding AmmeMemoRadiSam system protein B yields MFRALLAAVLLGLWLPGSAAALSCPPLPEGVRSALAVPATPVSPLPEVPVLPIAAGGIAPHHDLAGPLILRFYEALAAGDPHPRRVILLSPDHFRQGRASVSFCGADWETSFGSLRADREGVDVLAQSGLASRQDDLFPREHGVTVHLPLIRRAFPEATVLPLTVRAGASDLQLLGLRRLLLPLLVEGGLLVLSMDLSHHKRPPEALREDERTLPVLLAMRVGRVRGLDLDCPRGAVLFLGLLADRGIREGVLLEHAHSGTFTGDETAPCTTYATVLYPRSETGGSSGILPKPMLTKPQGAL; encoded by the coding sequence GTGTTTCGAGCCCTTCTGGCGGCGGTGCTCCTGGGGCTGTGGCTGCCTGGGAGCGCCGCCGCCCTTTCCTGTCCTCCCCTCCCCGAGGGGGTGCGCTCGGCCCTGGCGGTCCCTGCAACCCCGGTCTCACCCCTCCCTGAAGTTCCGGTCCTGCCGATCGCGGCGGGGGGGATCGCCCCGCACCACGACCTGGCGGGGCCCCTGATCCTCCGGTTCTACGAGGCCCTGGCGGCAGGGGATCCTCATCCCCGCCGGGTGATCCTCCTGTCTCCGGACCATTTCCGCCAGGGGCGGGCTTCCGTCTCCTTCTGCGGGGCGGACTGGGAGACCTCCTTCGGCTCCCTACGGGCGGATCGGGAGGGCGTCGACGTCCTGGCGCAGTCTGGCCTGGCCTCCCGCCAGGACGATCTCTTCCCCCGGGAGCACGGCGTCACGGTCCACCTGCCCCTGATCCGACGGGCCTTTCCCGAGGCGACGGTGCTTCCCCTGACGGTTCGAGCGGGGGCCTCGGACCTCCAGCTTCTGGGGCTGCGCAGGCTCCTCCTTCCCCTCCTGGTGGAGGGGGGGCTGCTGGTCCTGAGCATGGACCTCTCCCACCACAAGCGACCCCCGGAGGCCCTGAGGGAGGACGAGCGGACCCTGCCGGTCCTTCTTGCGATGCGGGTCGGGAGGGTGCGGGGGCTGGACCTAGACTGCCCCCGGGGGGCGGTCCTTTTCCTGGGGCTCCTGGCGGACCGGGGGATCCGGGAGGGGGTCCTGCTGGAACACGCCCACTCCGGCACCTTCACGGGGGACGAGACGGCCCCCTGCACCACCTACGCCACGGTACTGTACCCCCGAAGCGAAACGGGGGGGTCTTCGGGAATTCTTCCGAAACCGATGTTGACAAAGCCTCAGGGGGCGCTATAA
- a CDS encoding argininosuccinate synthase — MEYKGKVVLAYSGGLDTSVAIQWLKDQGYDVVTMTADVGQQVDLEACKDKALRTGAVNAYVMDLREEFVQQYAWKALKANAQYQGTYPLNSALSRPLIARQLVQVAEMEGAVAVAHGCTGKGQDQVRIEVCTNALNPELKVEAPVRDWHFSREDEIEYAQEHGIPVPTTKESPYSIDENMWGRAIECGVLENPWNEVPAGAFKLTADPLDAPDEPLSVEIGFEAGIPVSLNGTALSGVAMVEMLNDLAGKAGVGRVDMIEDRLVGFKSREVYECPAAVTLLTAHRALETLTLSKEVLKVKRELETKYAELTYEGYWFSPLKEALDAFMDSTQKTVSGVVRVRFYKGQVTVTGMKSPQSIYREDLATYSEGDTFDHQSAVGFIKVWGLPIKTWRQVHGETVDAEGCAEVPTLKKASGLDG, encoded by the coding sequence ATGGAATACAAGGGCAAGGTCGTATTGGCGTACAGCGGCGGGTTGGACACTTCCGTGGCGATCCAGTGGCTGAAGGATCAGGGGTACGACGTGGTCACCATGACGGCGGACGTGGGGCAGCAGGTGGACCTGGAGGCCTGCAAGGACAAGGCCCTCCGGACCGGGGCGGTGAACGCCTACGTCATGGATCTGCGGGAAGAGTTCGTGCAGCAGTACGCCTGGAAGGCCCTGAAGGCCAATGCGCAGTACCAGGGCACCTACCCCCTGAACTCCGCCCTGTCCCGGCCCCTCATCGCTCGGCAGCTGGTGCAGGTGGCGGAGATGGAAGGCGCGGTGGCGGTGGCCCACGGCTGCACCGGCAAGGGGCAGGACCAGGTGCGCATCGAGGTGTGCACCAACGCCCTCAACCCGGAGCTGAAGGTGGAGGCCCCGGTGCGGGACTGGCACTTCAGCCGGGAGGACGAGATCGAATACGCCCAGGAGCACGGCATCCCCGTGCCCACCACCAAGGAGAGCCCCTACAGCATCGACGAGAACATGTGGGGCCGGGCCATCGAGTGCGGCGTCCTGGAGAACCCCTGGAACGAGGTTCCCGCCGGGGCCTTCAAGCTCACCGCGGATCCCCTGGATGCCCCGGACGAGCCCCTCTCCGTGGAGATCGGCTTCGAGGCGGGGATCCCCGTCTCCCTGAACGGCACCGCCCTCTCCGGGGTGGCCATGGTGGAGATGCTCAACGACCTGGCGGGCAAGGCCGGGGTGGGGCGGGTGGACATGATCGAGGACCGGCTGGTGGGCTTCAAGAGCCGGGAGGTGTACGAGTGCCCCGCCGCGGTGACCCTCCTGACGGCCCACCGGGCACTGGAGACCCTCACCCTGAGCAAGGAGGTCCTGAAGGTCAAGAGGGAGCTGGAGACCAAGTACGCCGAGCTGACCTACGAAGGCTACTGGTTCTCCCCCCTGAAGGAGGCCCTGGACGCCTTCATGGACAGCACCCAGAAGACCGTCTCCGGGGTGGTTCGGGTGCGGTTCTACAAGGGGCAGGTCACGGTGACGGGCATGAAGTCCCCCCAGTCCATCTACCGGGAGGACCTGGCCACCTACTCCGAGGGGGACACTTTCGACCACCAGTCTGCGGTGGGCTTCATCAAGGTCTGGGGGCTCCCCATCAAGACCTGGCGGCAGGTTCACGGGGAGACGGTGGACGCGGAGGGGTGCGCGGAGGTGCCGACGCTGAAGAAGGCCAGCGGCCTGGACGGCTGA
- a CDS encoding TIGR01212 family radical SAM protein (This family includes YhcC from E. coli K-12, an uncharacterized radical SAM protein.) → MTLPWRAWSAVLRERHGGPVRKLALDTGAGCPHRNDLASGGCLYCDERGGGDGAALLGLSLPEQVRQKARPLKRRFPSPRVFLYFQSYSCTQDPPEILEAKVRQARETAREEGLSVLGLAFGVRPDQIPAPFLETATRWGDEGLEVWIEVGVQTLEEDQLVWLRRGHGAGAAEDAARILRGRGLFLCAHLIGGIPGDDPERLARDASTLARWGFHALKLHPLHVLRGAALEDLYRRGLFTPVPEEVYRDQVVRALATLPETTILQRLTADAPPDRLIAPAWMGDKAGTLRRLQEALETQGLRQGCRLPPQP, encoded by the coding sequence TTGACCCTTCCTTGGCGGGCCTGGTCGGCGGTGCTCCGGGAACGCCACGGCGGTCCGGTGCGCAAGCTGGCCCTGGACACCGGGGCGGGGTGTCCCCACCGAAACGACCTGGCCTCGGGGGGCTGTCTGTACTGCGATGAACGGGGGGGCGGCGACGGAGCCGCCCTCCTGGGCCTTTCCCTCCCCGAGCAGGTGCGGCAGAAAGCCCGACCCCTGAAACGCCGCTTCCCCTCCCCCCGGGTCTTCCTGTACTTCCAGAGCTACTCCTGCACCCAGGATCCCCCGGAGATCCTGGAGGCCAAGGTGCGCCAGGCCCGGGAGACCGCCCGGGAAGAGGGACTATCGGTCCTGGGGCTGGCCTTCGGGGTTCGGCCGGACCAGATCCCCGCCCCCTTCCTGGAGACGGCGACCCGATGGGGGGACGAAGGGCTGGAGGTGTGGATCGAGGTGGGGGTCCAGACCCTGGAGGAAGACCAGCTTGTCTGGCTGCGCCGGGGACACGGGGCCGGGGCGGCGGAGGACGCGGCCCGAATCCTTCGTGGCCGGGGACTTTTTCTCTGCGCCCACCTCATCGGGGGCATTCCCGGGGACGACCCGGAACGGCTTGCCCGGGACGCCTCCACCCTGGCTCGCTGGGGCTTCCACGCCCTGAAGCTCCACCCCCTCCACGTGCTCCGGGGGGCCGCACTGGAGGACCTGTACCGCCGAGGGCTCTTCACCCCCGTCCCGGAGGAAGTCTACCGAGACCAGGTGGTTCGGGCTCTGGCGACCCTGCCGGAGACGACCATCCTCCAGCGCCTCACCGCCGACGCTCCCCCGGACCGGCTGATCGCCCCGGCCTGGATGGGGGACAAGGCAGGCACCCTTCGCCGCCTCCAGGAGGCTCTGGAGACCCAGGGGCTGCGTCAGGGCTGCCGGCTGCCCCCGCAGCCGTAA
- the purE gene encoding 5-(carboxyamino)imidazole ribonucleotide mutase, which produces MNPKVTILLGSASDLPVARKAAEILEEFSVPHEVGIASAHRTPEDVRTLAEGAAARGVRVILAAAGLSAALPGVVAAHTTLPVIGIPVAGGTLGGLDALLSIAQMPPGVPVACTGIDGARNAALLAVRILALEEPDLTERYRAWARRAADSVVSSRSKVEGLPPIPGEAYGA; this is translated from the coding sequence ATGAACCCGAAGGTCACCATCCTGCTGGGCTCCGCATCGGACCTGCCCGTGGCCCGGAAGGCCGCGGAGATTCTGGAGGAATTCTCCGTCCCCCACGAAGTGGGGATCGCCTCGGCCCACCGCACCCCCGAGGACGTGCGCACCCTGGCGGAGGGAGCCGCCGCCCGGGGCGTCCGGGTCATCCTGGCGGCGGCGGGCCTTTCCGCAGCCCTTCCCGGGGTGGTGGCGGCCCACACCACCCTGCCGGTAATCGGCATCCCCGTGGCGGGGGGCACCCTGGGAGGGCTGGACGCCCTGCTCTCCATCGCCCAGATGCCCCCGGGGGTCCCCGTGGCCTGCACGGGCATCGACGGGGCACGGAACGCCGCCCTCCTGGCGGTGCGCATCCTGGCTCTGGAAGAACCGGACCTGACGGAGCGTTACCGAGCCTGGGCACGTCGGGCCGCTGATTCGGTGGTCTCCAGCCGGTCCAAGGTGGAGGGGCTTCCCCCCATCCCCGGGGAAGCTTACGGGGCTTGA
- the purD gene encoding phosphoribosylamine--glycine ligase, which yields MNVLVLGGGGREHAILWALARSPQAPRLFAAPGNPGMEPLATRLDLNPCDPEAVLAAAREHRIDLVAVGPEAPLVAGVADRLREAGIPVFGPGASGARLEGSKVFSKEFMERHGIPTSSFERCTSLPACAEALRRRTPPYVVKADGLAAGKGAFVIPTLEEALDTCRSLLEEHALGAAGATVVVEDFVEGFEITALAVTDGRTIRLLPLSQDHKRAFDGDQGPNTGGMGAYAPVPWGTDALRERILREVLEPTLEGLQEEGIPYCGVLYAGLMLAPDGSLSVLEYNVRLGDPEAQEVLPVFGGDWLEVVQRCVRGELAAIPWPEPRGHALGVVLASGGYPDAPRTGERLQGTEPFDDGTSLVFHAGTGRDEAGNLVSRGGRVLTVVGLGETLEQARERAYRRLEGIRLGGSFFRSDIGHGAHRNL from the coding sequence ATGAACGTCCTGGTTCTGGGAGGCGGCGGACGGGAGCACGCCATCCTCTGGGCCCTGGCCCGCTCCCCCCAGGCTCCCCGGCTCTTCGCAGCCCCGGGCAACCCGGGGATGGAACCCCTGGCGACCCGGCTGGACCTGAACCCCTGCGACCCCGAGGCGGTGCTGGCCGCCGCCCGGGAACACCGCATCGACCTGGTGGCGGTGGGCCCCGAAGCTCCCCTGGTGGCGGGGGTGGCGGACCGGCTGCGGGAGGCGGGGATCCCCGTCTTCGGCCCCGGAGCCTCCGGGGCGCGACTGGAGGGAAGCAAGGTCTTCTCCAAGGAGTTCATGGAGCGCCACGGGATCCCCACCTCCTCCTTCGAGCGGTGCACCAGCCTTCCCGCCTGCGCGGAGGCCCTGCGCCGCCGCACCCCTCCCTACGTGGTGAAGGCCGACGGCCTGGCGGCGGGGAAGGGAGCCTTCGTGATCCCCACCCTGGAGGAGGCGCTGGACACCTGCCGCTCCCTCCTGGAGGAACACGCCCTGGGGGCGGCGGGGGCCACGGTGGTGGTGGAGGATTTCGTGGAGGGCTTTGAGATCACCGCCCTGGCCGTGACGGACGGGAGGACGATCCGCCTGCTTCCTCTGAGCCAGGACCACAAACGAGCCTTCGACGGGGACCAGGGACCCAACACGGGGGGGATGGGGGCCTATGCCCCCGTGCCTTGGGGCACCGACGCCCTGCGGGAGCGCATCCTCCGGGAGGTTCTGGAGCCCACCCTGGAAGGCCTCCAGGAGGAGGGCATCCCCTACTGCGGGGTGCTCTACGCGGGGCTCATGCTGGCCCCGGACGGCAGCCTCTCGGTGCTGGAGTACAACGTGCGCCTGGGAGATCCGGAGGCACAGGAGGTGCTGCCCGTGTTCGGCGGCGACTGGCTGGAGGTGGTCCAGCGCTGCGTGCGGGGAGAACTGGCCGCCATCCCCTGGCCGGAGCCTCGGGGACACGCCCTTGGGGTGGTCCTGGCCTCCGGAGGCTATCCCGACGCCCCTCGCACGGGGGAACGTCTCCAGGGGACGGAGCCCTTCGACGACGGCACGTCCCTGGTGTTCCACGCGGGCACGGGTCGGGACGAGGCGGGGAACCTGGTGAGCCGGGGGGGCCGGGTGCTCACGGTGGTGGGCCTCGGGGAAACCCTGGAGCAGGCCCGGGAGCGGGCCTACCGCCGTCTGGAGGGAATCCGCCTGGGGGGATCCTTCTTCCGTTCCGACATCGGTCACGGCGCCCATCGGAACCTGTAG
- the purH gene encoding bifunctional phosphoribosylaminoimidazolecarboxamide formyltransferase/IMP cyclohydrolase, whose product MNERPYALMSVHDKTGLGPLATLLVRCGYGLLSSSGTARFLREQGLEVTEVEDLTGLPSILGGRVKTLHPVVAGGILARRGNASDDADRQAHRIPRIDLVVCNLYPFEETAKSGADLDALIEQIDIGGVTLLRAAAKNYRHVGLLLDPADYDEAMRDLEVSGELSLALRGRTALKAFERTAAYDALIREGLSRALGDPEREEDALFRVLPLRRAQALRYGENPHQQAALWLPPLAEAPFEVLSGKELSYNNLLDLDTVLRGAALYQEACACVIVKHTTPCGIASGSDPEEAFRRALACDPVSAFGGIVSFTRPLDGKAARALGEHFFEVVAAPAVAPEALETLTARRPNLRVVVPRAVRPFRERLTSTWCGLLVQDDALPPLPTPEDGTWRGAPRRDLWSDLVFAWKAAALAKSNAVALVKDGATLGIGCGFPNRVDAVRHALEQAGESARGAVMASDAFFPFPDSVELAAAAGVAAVMHPGGSVKDEDVARTAQERGVTLFVGGGRTFRH is encoded by the coding sequence ATGAACGAACGACCCTACGCGCTGATGTCGGTGCACGACAAGACGGGGCTGGGCCCCTTGGCGACCCTGCTGGTCCGCTGCGGCTACGGGCTCCTCTCCAGCTCCGGCACCGCCCGGTTCCTGCGGGAACAGGGGCTGGAAGTGACGGAGGTGGAGGACCTGACGGGGCTTCCCTCCATCCTGGGGGGACGGGTCAAGACCCTCCACCCCGTCGTGGCCGGGGGCATCCTGGCCCGACGAGGAAACGCCTCGGACGACGCGGACCGACAGGCCCACCGCATCCCCCGGATCGACCTGGTGGTGTGCAACCTCTACCCCTTCGAGGAGACCGCGAAGAGCGGCGCGGACCTGGACGCGCTGATCGAGCAGATCGACATCGGCGGGGTGACCCTCCTTCGGGCGGCGGCGAAGAACTACCGCCACGTGGGGCTGCTTCTGGACCCGGCGGACTACGACGAGGCCATGCGGGATCTGGAGGTCTCCGGGGAGCTGTCCCTGGCCCTGCGGGGGCGTACCGCTCTGAAGGCCTTCGAGCGCACCGCCGCCTACGACGCCCTGATCCGGGAGGGACTCTCCCGGGCCCTGGGAGACCCGGAACGGGAGGAGGACGCCCTCTTTCGGGTGCTGCCCCTGCGCCGGGCCCAGGCCCTGCGGTACGGGGAGAACCCCCACCAACAGGCGGCCCTCTGGCTGCCCCCCCTGGCGGAGGCCCCCTTCGAGGTCCTCTCGGGGAAGGAACTCTCCTACAACAACCTCCTGGACCTGGACACGGTGCTCCGGGGCGCGGCTCTCTACCAGGAGGCCTGCGCCTGCGTCATCGTGAAGCACACCACTCCCTGCGGCATCGCCTCCGGATCGGACCCGGAGGAGGCCTTCCGCCGTGCCCTGGCCTGCGACCCCGTCTCCGCCTTCGGGGGCATCGTCTCCTTCACCCGCCCCCTGGACGGGAAGGCGGCACGGGCACTGGGGGAACACTTCTTCGAGGTGGTGGCCGCCCCCGCCGTGGCCCCGGAGGCCCTGGAGACCCTGACCGCCCGGCGGCCCAACCTCCGGGTGGTGGTTCCCCGGGCGGTTCGCCCCTTCCGGGAACGCCTCACCTCCACCTGGTGCGGACTGCTGGTGCAGGACGATGCCTTGCCTCCCCTGCCCACCCCCGAGGACGGAACCTGGCGCGGCGCCCCCCGTCGGGACCTGTGGAGCGACCTGGTCTTCGCCTGGAAGGCCGCCGCCCTGGCCAAGAGCAACGCCGTGGCCCTGGTGAAGGACGGAGCCACCCTGGGAATCGGCTGCGGCTTCCCCAACCGGGTGGACGCAGTGCGCCATGCCCTGGAACAGGCGGGGGAAAGCGCACGGGGAGCGGTGATGGCCTCCGACGCCTTCTTCCCCTTCCCGGACAGCGTGGAACTGGCGGCGGCGGCGGGGGTGGCGGCGGTGATGCACCCCGGCGGCTCCGTGAAGGACGAGGACGTGGCCCGGACGGCCCAGGAGCGGGGAGTCACCCTGTTCGTGGGCGGCGGACGCACGTTCCGCCACTAG